In Flavobacterium sp. WV_118_3, one DNA window encodes the following:
- a CDS encoding Crp/Fnr family transcriptional regulator: protein MENIPNRMPVSSFRSNLESTAILIPESIALLEALCHESSIPKNSSLLTAGSIPKHYYYVVKGLFAYYFLTDNGEKVIKKFFPENTFIASASALLTQTPGHFSIEALEDSVVLSIPADRFKALVAERHDIALFYINYLEKNWIIEKEMLEISTKSDDATIRYNIFLDSYAALLPRLKQHHIASFLGITPTQLSRIKPKP, encoded by the coding sequence ATGGAAAACATCCCAAATCGTATGCCTGTAAGTTCCTTCCGCTCCAATCTTGAAAGTACCGCTATTCTAATACCCGAAAGTATTGCATTACTGGAAGCACTTTGCCACGAAAGCAGCATTCCAAAAAATAGTTCGCTTTTAACCGCAGGTAGTATTCCCAAACACTACTACTATGTAGTAAAAGGTCTTTTTGCTTATTATTTCCTGACGGATAACGGCGAAAAGGTTATTAAAAAATTCTTTCCCGAAAATACATTTATCGCATCAGCATCGGCATTGCTAACACAAACGCCCGGTCATTTTTCGATTGAAGCTTTAGAAGACAGTGTTGTACTGAGTATTCCGGCCGATCGTTTTAAAGCATTAGTAGCAGAACGACACGACATCGCACTGTTTTACATCAATTATCTGGAAAAAAACTGGATTATCGAAAAAGAGATGCTGGAAATTTCTACCAAGTCCGATGATGCTACAATTCGTTATAACATCTTTCTGGATTCCTATGCTGCCCTGTTGCCACGGCTCAAACAACATCATATCGCTTCCTTTCTTGGCATTACACCCACTCAGCTGAGTCGTATCAAGCCAAAACCATAA
- the pepE gene encoding dipeptidase PepE yields the protein MKKLIIASTSTLHNGSYLDYLLPTLAIHFENVKNLLFIPYARPGGISHDTYTDKVREAFSKINIAVKGIHEYENPIEAIAAAEGIFTGGGNTFLLVTQLYQTKVIDALEAAVKNGTPYLGTSAGSNICGLTMGTTNDMPIVYPPSFKTLGFVSFNINPHYLDPDVNSTHMGETRETRINEFHHFNPQPVLGLREGSWLEVSGNTIILKGALHARLFRQHQEPEEIAPESDLSNLK from the coding sequence ATGAAAAAACTTATAATTGCCAGTACTTCCACCCTTCACAACGGAAGTTACCTGGACTATCTTTTACCGACTTTGGCTATACATTTCGAAAATGTAAAAAACCTGTTATTTATTCCGTATGCCCGTCCCGGAGGGATTTCGCATGACACTTATACCGATAAAGTACGCGAGGCATTTTCTAAAATCAATATTGCGGTAAAGGGAATTCACGAATATGAAAATCCGATTGAGGCTATAGCTGCCGCGGAAGGTATTTTTACCGGTGGCGGAAATACATTTTTATTAGTAACACAATTGTATCAAACCAAAGTGATCGACGCTCTGGAAGCCGCTGTAAAAAACGGAACACCTTATCTGGGCACCTCAGCCGGAAGTAATATTTGTGGCTTAACGATGGGAACGACGAACGATATGCCAATTGTATATCCACCGAGTTTTAAAACACTGGGATTTGTATCATTTAACATCAATCCGCATTATCTGGATCCGGATGTTAATTCAACCCATATGGGCGAAACCCGAGAGACCCGCATTAACGAATTCCATCATTTTAATCCGCAGCCGGTATTGGGATTACGCGAAGGAAGCTGGTTGGAAGTAAGCGGAAATACCATCATACTTAAAGGAGCGTTACATGCGCGTTTGTTCCGTCAGCATCAGGAACCGGAAGAAATTGCCCCTGAAAGCGATTTAAGTAATCTGAAATAG
- a CDS encoding alpha/beta hydrolase-fold protein → MIHSLKNLLLACFLLLATTMVAQTQDKSLIIGKSDVLFSKILNENRNINITLPEGYNDDPNAKYPVIYILDGGMEEDFIHLAGIVRFSSQSWVNRLPESIVVGIENTNRRRDFTFAVTNIDFIEKEGFKKSSFPQYGGSQHYMDFLEKELQPYITKNYRTNEQKTVIGESLAGLMASEILIKRPQLFSNYIIISPSLWWGEQVLLKNAGDLLTKNLKNPVTIYIGAPSKAEDLKMYQEVEALYQTIKSHKNATVIFDYMPDETHATVIHQAVYNAFKMQSKK, encoded by the coding sequence ATGATACACTCCTTAAAAAATCTGCTACTAGCCTGCTTTCTTCTACTCGCTACTACTATGGTTGCACAAACCCAGGACAAATCATTGATCATTGGAAAATCGGACGTTTTATTTTCTAAAATTTTAAATGAAAACCGAAATATCAATATCACGCTTCCGGAAGGATATAATGACGATCCTAATGCCAAATATCCGGTAATTTATATCCTTGACGGCGGTATGGAAGAGGATTTTATACATCTGGCAGGAATCGTGCGCTTTAGTTCGCAATCGTGGGTGAATCGTTTACCCGAGTCTATTGTCGTAGGAATTGAAAATACCAACCGAAGACGGGATTTTACGTTTGCCGTAACCAACATCGATTTTATCGAGAAAGAAGGTTTTAAAAAGAGTAGCTTTCCGCAATATGGCGGTTCGCAACACTATATGGATTTTCTTGAAAAAGAATTACAGCCGTATATAACGAAAAACTACCGTACCAACGAGCAAAAAACCGTTATCGGGGAATCGTTGGCCGGATTAATGGCTTCCGAAATTTTAATCAAACGTCCGCAGTTGTTTAGCAATTATATCATTATTAGTCCGAGTTTATGGTGGGGCGAACAGGTTTTATTAAAAAATGCCGGAGATCTGCTTACCAAAAATCTAAAAAATCCGGTTACGATCTATATTGGCGCTCCAAGCAAAGCCGAAGATCTGAAAATGTATCAGGAAGTGGAAGCGCTATACCAGACCATCAAATCACATAAAAATGCAACAGTAATTTTCGATTATATGCCCGATGAAACCCATGCAACGGTTATTCACCAGGCGGTTTATAATGCCTTTAAAATGCAGTCCAAAAAATAA
- a CDS encoding murein L,D-transpeptidase catalytic domain family protein, protein MAYKVLPVLFLFLLSFKPLSTKETDPPKLVAANAKASFELKVKNLYTALNPQTFAMPKLESFSKALEGFYQLKEQGLIKKDILTLIDFSLSSAQKRLWVIDMATNTILLQSVVSHGRNSGDEFATQFSNENNSFMSSLGFYATGEVYQGKHGMSLRLDGLEYGINDNARNRAVVMHGADYANENIISKQGRLGRSQGCPAVPVALHKEIINLIKEKSCLFIYHPSRNYENKSKLIS, encoded by the coding sequence ATGGCTTATAAAGTTTTGCCGGTTTTGTTCCTTTTTTTGTTGTCTTTTAAACCACTAAGCACAAAGGAAACAGACCCACCAAAGTTAGTAGCGGCCAACGCGAAAGCTTCGTTTGAATTAAAAGTTAAAAATTTATACACAGCGCTCAATCCCCAGACGTTTGCTATGCCAAAACTGGAGAGTTTTTCCAAAGCATTGGAAGGTTTTTACCAGTTGAAAGAACAAGGCCTTATCAAAAAAGATATTTTAACTTTAATCGATTTTAGTTTGTCTTCCGCCCAAAAACGACTTTGGGTGATCGACATGGCTACCAACACTATTTTATTGCAATCGGTAGTATCGCACGGACGTAACAGCGGTGACGAATTTGCTACGCAGTTTTCCAACGAAAACAACTCTTTTATGAGTAGCTTAGGTTTTTACGCTACTGGTGAAGTATATCAGGGTAAACACGGAATGTCTTTACGCCTGGATGGATTGGAATATGGCATCAATGACAATGCGCGCAATCGTGCGGTTGTGATGCACGGTGCTGATTATGCCAATGAAAACATTATTTCAAAACAAGGCCGATTGGGAAGAAGTCAGGGATGTCCTGCTGTTCCGGTTGCCCTTCACAAAGAAATTATCAATTTAATAAAAGAGAAATCCTGTCTTTTTATTTATCACCCGTCACGTAATTATGAGAATAAGTCTAAACTAATCTCGTAA
- a CDS encoding L,D-transpeptidase family protein → MLQRYCLLLVPMFLFGCKKEPAAIADKQIVHKDTVKVAPLAFPEAIAIDSTYFANSSDVVKQFYKNNLYKTVWTLEKDRSALTESIKNIELDGLNPDDYNFSTITEQDNNHKNLAEKDRITNDILHTEIFYKLASHLYNGKLEPTKLYSDWDMYPKEIDLSHKLQYALKNHTILQSLDSLKPQHIVYLRLKDALRKIESMPNDNLKHIAVKDKLIPNDTNAAIIDVKKRLAYWGDYKKPDSLTKIYDDKTQSAVKKFQKRHGLTPDGVIGKGTVAAMNLSKAQRKKQIIANLERWRWFPRDLGESYVIINIPDFNLYLVNNNDTIQNHRVVVGRAKRRTPVLSSKFSNLVINPTWTVPPTILKEDLTPSASRNLNYFASTGITIYDMKGNVVSPENWNAGKSNNYRYVQKPGSNNSLGLIKFNFSNKHLVYLHDTNHRDFFKLNNRALSSGCIRVEDPFKLSGFILEKEENNWSKERVDKMIASNKTQSIVLKKPTFVHQLYWTAWMDKDGLQFRNDIYDLDFELYAKLRD, encoded by the coding sequence ATGTTGCAACGCTACTGTCTATTATTGGTTCCCATGTTTCTTTTTGGCTGCAAAAAGGAACCGGCTGCTATTGCAGACAAACAAATTGTACACAAAGACACGGTAAAAGTGGCGCCGCTTGCTTTTCCCGAAGCTATTGCAATTGATTCTACTTATTTTGCCAATAGTTCCGATGTTGTAAAACAATTCTATAAAAACAACCTGTATAAAACCGTATGGACGCTGGAAAAGGATCGTTCTGCACTAACCGAATCCATTAAAAACATTGAGTTAGATGGCCTTAACCCGGACGATTATAACTTTAGTACGATTACAGAACAAGACAACAATCATAAAAATCTGGCCGAAAAAGACCGGATCACAAATGATATCCTTCATACGGAAATCTTCTATAAACTGGCCAGCCATTTGTATAATGGTAAACTGGAACCGACCAAATTATATTCCGATTGGGATATGTATCCGAAAGAGATTGACCTTAGTCATAAATTACAGTATGCGCTAAAAAACCATACCATTCTGCAAAGTCTGGACTCTTTAAAACCACAACACATTGTCTATTTAAGGTTAAAAGATGCGCTTCGCAAAATCGAAAGTATGCCCAATGACAATCTTAAACATATTGCTGTTAAGGACAAATTGATTCCTAACGATACCAATGCAGCTATAATCGACGTCAAAAAGCGACTGGCCTATTGGGGTGATTATAAAAAACCGGACTCCCTGACAAAAATATACGACGATAAAACACAGTCGGCTGTAAAAAAATTCCAGAAACGACACGGCTTAACACCCGATGGCGTAATCGGAAAAGGAACCGTAGCCGCGATGAATCTCTCGAAAGCACAACGAAAAAAACAAATCATAGCCAATTTGGAACGTTGGCGTTGGTTCCCAAGAGATTTAGGCGAAAGCTATGTAATTATTAATATTCCTGATTTTAATTTATACCTGGTCAACAACAACGATACGATCCAGAATCACCGGGTGGTTGTGGGACGCGCCAAAAGACGTACGCCGGTATTATCGTCAAAGTTCAGTAATTTGGTGATCAATCCTACATGGACGGTTCCACCAACGATTTTAAAAGAAGACCTGACGCCGTCGGCCAGTAGAAACCTGAATTATTTTGCCTCAACCGGAATCACCATTTACGATATGAAAGGAAATGTGGTTAGTCCGGAAAATTGGAATGCCGGAAAATCCAACAATTATCGCTATGTACAAAAACCGGGATCCAATAATTCTTTAGGATTAATCAAATTTAATTTTAGCAATAAACATCTGGTATATCTGCATGACACCAATCACCGGGATTTCTTTAAACTCAATAACAGAGCGTTAAGTTCGGGCTGTATCCGTGTCGAAGATCCATTTAAGTTGTCCGGATTTATTCTGGAAAAAGAAGAAAACAACTGGAGTAAGGAACGTGTGGATAAAATGATTGCATCCAATAAAACGCAAAGTATTGTATTGAAAAAACCCACCTTTGTGCATCAGCTGTACTGGACAGCATGGATGGACAAAGACGGGCTTCAATTCAGAAACGATATTTATGATCTTGATTTCGAACTCTACGCCAAATTACGAGATTAG
- a CDS encoding GNAT family N-acetyltransferase has product MESCIFEGDDLETTTHLGLYNNSTLAGIVSIFASCHKLFPQVGQFQLRGMAVLNEFQKKRYGERLVSEAEICIKEQNGSLIWFNAREAAVDFYKKMGYEIVGDAFDIPTIGIHFVMRKMV; this is encoded by the coding sequence TTGGAAAGTTGTATTTTTGAAGGAGACGATCTGGAAACAACTACGCATTTAGGGTTATACAACAACAGTACACTCGCTGGAATTGTTTCCATTTTTGCCTCCTGCCACAAATTATTTCCTCAGGTTGGGCAATTTCAGCTCCGGGGAATGGCAGTTTTGAACGAATTCCAAAAAAAAAGATATGGGGAACGCCTTGTTAGCGAAGCAGAAATCTGTATAAAAGAACAGAACGGTTCCCTCATTTGGTTTAATGCGCGGGAAGCTGCTGTCGATTTCTATAAAAAAATGGGATATGAAATTGTCGGTGATGCTTTTGACATTCCAACAATCGGCATACATTTTGTTATGAGGAAAATGGTATAA
- a CDS encoding acetyl-CoA hydrolase/transferase C-terminal domain-containing protein: protein MSKYVTAAEAVKVIKSNDRIYVQAAAATPTVLTKALAERASELRNVELCHLHTEGEAAYANPELAASFHVNSFFIGQNVRHTIASGNGSYTPVFLSELPHLFRKGAIPLDVVFIHVSPPDSHGYCSLGVSVEASIAAVENSKIVIAQVNPNMPRTFGDGILHVSEIDYLVEVNEPIHGHGSKEINPVEARIGELVAGLIEDESTLQMGIGSIPNAVLAQLVNHKNLGLHTEMFSDGVIDLIENDVINCNFKGVNRGRALATFLIGSQRLYDFVNDNPFIEMRESSYVNDTSVIRRNPKMIAINSAIEVDITGQVCADSIGAKMYSGVGGQMDFVRGASLSKGGKAIIALPSVTKRGESRIVPYLKQGAGVVTTRSHVQYVVTEYGIADLYGKTLKQRSDELVKIAHPDHREWIEKAYYELSHFK from the coding sequence ATGAGCAAATATGTAACGGCAGCGGAAGCTGTTAAAGTAATAAAGTCAAACGATCGTATTTACGTTCAGGCGGCAGCGGCCACGCCAACTGTTTTGACTAAAGCGTTGGCCGAGCGGGCATCCGAACTGAGAAATGTAGAATTATGCCACCTGCATACCGAAGGAGAAGCGGCTTACGCAAACCCGGAACTGGCAGCAAGTTTTCACGTCAATTCCTTTTTTATCGGGCAAAACGTCCGGCATACGATAGCATCCGGAAACGGATCGTATACACCGGTGTTTTTAAGTGAATTGCCCCATTTGTTCCGGAAGGGGGCTATTCCGTTGGATGTGGTTTTTATTCATGTATCACCACCGGATAGCCATGGCTATTGCTCGTTGGGTGTTTCGGTAGAAGCATCGATTGCCGCGGTGGAAAATTCTAAAATAGTGATTGCTCAGGTCAATCCGAATATGCCGCGAACTTTTGGTGATGGAATTCTACACGTTTCGGAAATCGATTATCTGGTTGAAGTCAATGAACCGATTCACGGGCACGGATCGAAAGAAATTAATCCGGTTGAAGCCAGAATTGGGGAACTGGTAGCCGGACTGATTGAAGATGAAAGCACACTGCAAATGGGAATTGGCTCGATACCCAATGCGGTTCTGGCGCAATTGGTAAATCATAAAAACCTGGGTTTGCATACCGAGATGTTTTCGGATGGGGTAATTGATCTTATTGAAAATGATGTGATCAACTGTAATTTTAAAGGCGTAAACCGCGGCCGGGCTTTAGCAACCTTTTTAATTGGTTCGCAACGGTTGTATGATTTTGTAAATGACAATCCGTTTATTGAAATGCGGGAATCGTCTTATGTGAATGATACTTCTGTTATCCGTAGAAATCCTAAAATGATAGCCATCAATTCGGCGATAGAAGTCGACATTACCGGACAGGTTTGTGCCGATTCGATCGGAGCTAAAATGTATTCGGGTGTTGGAGGTCAGATGGATTTTGTTCGTGGTGCCTCACTCAGTAAAGGAGGAAAAGCGATTATTGCGTTACCATCGGTAACAAAAAGAGGAGAGAGCCGTATCGTACCATATTTAAAACAAGGTGCCGGAGTGGTCACAACCCGTTCGCATGTGCAATATGTGGTTACGGAATATGGTATCGCCGATTTATACGGTAAGACACTAAAACAACGTTCGGACGAACTGGTAAAAATTGCGCATCCGGATCACCGGGAATGGATTGAGAAGGCCTATTATGAACTAAGTCATTTCAAATAA
- a CDS encoding DUF5916 domain-containing protein: MKNVIFIVFIAINATFIFGQEVTPDFQNKKRLKASPLRNTIIIDGKPNENEWKNAESATGFITFQPDNGNSAPYEKRTEVKVLYDDDGIYIAAFLYDDPSKIVKEITERDKFGTSDFFGIFINGYNDGQQDFRFFVSTAGTQMDCLATESGEDYSWDGIWYSNVNLTDYGWTVEMKIPYAALRFSEQKEQIWGVNFFREIRRDRQKFTWNRIDNKIGNTITQAGILEGIQDIKPPTRLFLIPYSSYYINNNKANGTNTEFKAGMDIKYGINDSFTLDAILVPDFGQTAFDNVVLNLGPFEQQFNENRPFFTEGTDMFNKGSLLYSRRIGGSPSTSPDVGENEEIQQYPSRINLINAVKISGRTSKGLGIGVMNAVTEKAEATIRNSETGAIRSEVVEPLANYNILVLDQRFRKNSSVSVVNTSVIREGAFRDANVSAFLFDLNTKANTYNLSGNVKFSHVNDFDGNKNGYTAYLNFGKTSGNYRFSTNASYISDQYDINDLGIIFMTNYHNLTFNGSYRILNPNKTFNTFKISTITYTELENVTGKPQEASLEFNLETTDKKNHYFGAGFLVSPFETFDFYQPRKDGRYVYNPKYMFNWIDISTNYNYPFALDANLFVDFYDQDKRRNFGIRISPRYRFSDQFTLIYAMDWNRQNNEKGWVDFDADQIIFANRNRNTIENTVTGKFSINSRMTINLKARYYWSYAENLTFLTLTNEGYFLPNATYNENQNSNFKIWNFDLSYSWWFAPGSQLSILYRNNAIHSERRLNKNIIDNLERTLSNNLNNTLSISFRYYIDYNNAKKWFKT; this comes from the coding sequence ATGAAAAACGTAATTTTTATCGTTTTTATTGCCATAAATGCAACATTTATTTTCGGACAGGAGGTTACACCCGACTTTCAAAATAAAAAAAGACTTAAGGCTTCACCGCTTAGAAACACTATTATTATCGATGGAAAACCCAACGAAAATGAATGGAAAAATGCGGAATCTGCAACCGGCTTTATCACCTTTCAACCCGATAACGGGAACTCCGCACCTTACGAAAAACGTACCGAAGTAAAGGTTTTATACGATGACGACGGTATTTATATTGCCGCCTTTCTGTATGATGATCCATCTAAAATTGTGAAAGAAATCACCGAAAGAGATAAATTCGGAACCTCCGATTTTTTCGGTATTTTTATTAATGGTTATAACGACGGGCAACAGGATTTTCGCTTTTTTGTGAGTACCGCCGGTACACAAATGGATTGTCTTGCCACCGAAAGCGGAGAAGATTATTCCTGGGATGGCATCTGGTATAGCAATGTCAATCTGACCGATTATGGCTGGACGGTTGAAATGAAAATTCCATATGCCGCCCTGCGTTTTTCCGAACAAAAAGAACAAATATGGGGCGTGAATTTTTTTAGGGAAATTCGTCGGGATCGCCAGAAATTCACCTGGAATCGTATCGATAATAAGATCGGAAATACAATTACACAAGCCGGAATTTTAGAAGGAATTCAGGATATCAAACCGCCTACCCGTCTCTTTCTGATTCCCTATTCTTCCTATTACATAAACAACAACAAAGCCAATGGTACCAATACCGAGTTTAAAGCCGGAATGGATATCAAATACGGAATCAATGATTCGTTTACGCTGGATGCAATTCTTGTACCGGATTTCGGACAAACCGCCTTCGACAACGTAGTTCTAAACCTTGGCCCATTTGAACAACAGTTTAATGAAAACCGACCTTTTTTTACCGAAGGTACCGATATGTTTAACAAGGGAAGCCTACTCTATTCCCGTAGGATTGGCGGGTCGCCGTCTACTTCACCGGATGTTGGCGAAAATGAAGAAATACAACAATATCCGTCACGGATCAATCTGATCAATGCCGTTAAAATTTCCGGTCGGACATCAAAAGGGCTCGGAATTGGTGTGATGAATGCGGTTACCGAAAAAGCCGAAGCGACCATCCGAAATTCCGAAACCGGAGCCATCCGATCTGAAGTGGTCGAACCTTTGGCCAACTATAACATTCTGGTACTGGATCAGCGTTTCCGCAAAAATTCATCCGTCTCAGTAGTTAATACCAGCGTAATCCGCGAAGGTGCTTTTCGGGATGCAAACGTGAGTGCTTTCCTTTTCGACCTGAATACCAAAGCCAACACCTATAATCTTTCCGGAAATGTAAAATTTAGTCACGTGAATGATTTCGATGGAAATAAAAACGGATATACGGCCTATCTCAACTTTGGGAAAACCAGCGGCAACTATCGCTTTAGCACGAATGCCTCCTATATATCAGACCAATACGACATCAATGATTTGGGAATCATTTTTATGACCAACTATCATAACCTTACGTTTAATGGTAGTTACCGTATTCTAAATCCGAATAAGACTTTTAACACCTTTAAAATTAGTACGATTACCTATACCGAACTGGAAAATGTGACCGGAAAACCGCAGGAAGCTTCGCTGGAATTTAATCTGGAAACTACCGATAAAAAGAATCATTATTTCGGAGCCGGTTTTTTAGTGTCGCCATTTGAAACTTTCGATTTTTACCAGCCTCGCAAAGACGGACGCTATGTCTATAATCCAAAATATATGTTTAACTGGATTGATATTTCCACCAACTATAATTATCCTTTTGCTTTGGATGCCAATTTGTTTGTAGATTTTTACGATCAGGACAAACGTCGGAATTTCGGAATCCGGATTAGTCCGCGGTATCGTTTTAGTGATCAGTTTACATTGATTTACGCAATGGACTGGAACCGTCAAAATAACGAAAAAGGCTGGGTCGATTTTGATGCTGATCAGATCATCTTTGCGAACCGAAACCGAAATACGATCGAAAATACTGTAACCGGAAAATTTTCGATTAACAGCCGAATGACCATCAACCTGAAGGCACGTTATTACTGGTCGTATGCCGAAAATCTTACTTTTCTTACACTAACCAACGAGGGTTATTTTCTTCCCAATGCAACCTATAACGAGAATCAAAATTCTAATTTTAAAATCTGGAATTTTGATTTATCTTATTCGTGGTGGTTTGCGCCCGGTAGTCAGTTGTCAATTTTGTACCGCAACAACGCAATTCACTCCGAAAGACGCTTAAATAAAAATATTATTGATAATTTAGAGCGCACTTTAAGCAACAATCTTAACAACACACTATCAATTAGTTTTCGCTACTATATTGATTACAACAATGCCAAAAAATGGTTCAAAACATGA
- the gpmI gene encoding 2,3-bisphosphoglycerate-independent phosphoglycerate mutase has translation MKKKVILMILDGWGKSPDPKVSAIDNANTPFIDSLYTRYPNASLRTDGLNVGLPEGQMGNSEVGHMNLGAGRIIYQDLAKINLAVQKKTLNNEKEVQAAFDYAKKNHKAVHFLGLVSDGGVHSHTSHLRGLLDAAQESGVQNVFVHAFTDGRDVDPKSGARYIEDLENYLHRSNAKLASIIGRYYAMDRDKRWERIKKAYDLIVNGQGTPSTNPVLSVLASYHNNVTDEFIEPIVIVDEQQHPIATVKDGDVVIFFNFRTDRGRQLTEVLSQKDLHEQNMHKLDLYYVTMTNYDDTYKNVHVIYDKENITETLGEVLERNHKKQIRIAETEKYPHVTFFFSGGREEPFIGESRLLCPSPKVATYDLKPEMSAFDLKDALIPELRKGDVDFVCLNFANGDMVGHTGVMEAAIKACEAVDICVKEVIETALANDYTTIVIADHGNCETMINPDGTPNTAHTTNPVPIILVDKELQFIDNGILGDIAPTILELMGIEKPAAMTQHSLLHPIQK, from the coding sequence ATGAAAAAGAAAGTTATTTTAATGATTCTGGATGGTTGGGGAAAATCACCCGATCCTAAAGTTTCAGCAATCGACAATGCCAACACGCCTTTTATTGACAGTCTTTATACCCGATATCCAAATGCTTCGTTACGTACCGATGGTCTAAATGTTGGCCTTCCGGAAGGTCAGATGGGAAATTCCGAAGTGGGTCATATGAACCTTGGTGCCGGAAGAATTATTTACCAGGATCTGGCCAAAATTAATCTGGCCGTTCAGAAAAAAACGTTAAATAACGAAAAAGAAGTACAAGCCGCTTTCGACTATGCCAAAAAGAACCATAAAGCGGTTCACTTTTTAGGTCTTGTTTCCGATGGTGGTGTGCATTCCCATACGTCTCATTTAAGAGGTCTGTTGGATGCCGCTCAGGAATCGGGAGTACAAAACGTTTTTGTGCACGCTTTTACCGATGGTCGTGATGTCGATCCGAAATCGGGTGCGCGCTATATCGAAGATCTTGAAAATTACCTACACCGTTCTAATGCCAAACTGGCCTCAATTATTGGGCGTTATTATGCTATGGATCGCGATAAAAGATGGGAACGTATCAAAAAAGCATATGATCTTATCGTAAACGGACAAGGCACACCTTCTACCAATCCGGTATTAAGTGTTTTGGCCAGTTATCATAATAATGTGACTGACGAATTTATTGAACCAATTGTTATCGTTGACGAACAACAGCATCCGATTGCTACAGTAAAAGACGGTGATGTGGTGATTTTCTTTAATTTCAGAACCGACCGCGGACGTCAGTTAACCGAGGTGTTGTCGCAAAAAGACCTGCACGAGCAAAACATGCACAAACTGGATTTGTATTATGTGACAATGACCAATTATGACGATACCTATAAAAATGTTCACGTCATTTACGACAAGGAAAACATTACCGAAACACTGGGAGAAGTCCTGGAGAGAAACCATAAAAAACAAATCCGGATTGCCGAAACGGAAAAATACCCGCATGTTACCTTTTTCTTTTCCGGTGGCCGTGAAGAACCTTTTATAGGTGAAAGCCGACTCTTATGTCCGTCGCCAAAGGTTGCTACCTATGATCTGAAACCGGAGATGAGTGCCTTCGATCTTAAAGATGCGCTAATCCCGGAATTACGAAAAGGTGACGTGGATTTTGTTTGTCTGAATTTTGCCAATGGCGATATGGTGGGCCATACCGGTGTTATGGAAGCCGCGATTAAAGCCTGTGAAGCCGTTGACATCTGCGTAAAAGAAGTCATCGAAACCGCTTTGGCAAACGATTATACTACTATTGTAATTGCTGATCACGGTAATTGTGAAACCATGATCAATCCGGATGGTACACCCAATACGGCACACACTACGAATCCGGTTCCTATCATCTTAGTAGACAAGGAATTACAATTTATCGACAATGGTATTTTAGGCGATATTGCACCAACCATACTAGAGTTAATGGGAATCGAAAAACCGGCTGCGATGACACAACATTCGCTTTTACATCCGATTCAAAAATAG